DNA from Arvicola amphibius chromosome 13, mArvAmp1.2, whole genome shotgun sequence:
TTCACTAGCATTGTATCCTACTCTTCTATCAACACTGACTTCACAGGCTGTGCTGAGAGCTAGTCCTTGAATGCCAAAGATAAACTGAGGGAAGCAAAAGAGGTTAGGTGCTCTTTGTTTTTCAACACTAGggtctgaacccagggcctccagcAAGACAAGCCCTCTAGCAGTaagctccacacacacaccagtttgtGGGGAGCTGAAGAAGCCATGACTGAATTAGTCAAGCGTAGATAAACACCTGAGGGAATGTATACTGACATTGGCGCTGTCATGTCAAGGACCactgcctcagacccatgggaaattGGCAAGGCCTTCCTCAGAATGGTTGGGCTCAGAGCTGGTAAAGGCTTCCTCTGTCTGAGTGCAAACACTGATAGTGTACAAGTATGAGTGTTCACAAATGGTTGACCAGCCCGTGCCAAACTATCAGCTCAGGGGTGTTGCATGATTATAGCCCAGACTGTTCACTTAGAGACCTACCAAGACTAGCTAACTCCTCCCCTCTGTGATGTACCTAATAAATGCTGCAAGGTTTGCACATCCCACCAGACCCCACattttttatgtacatgagtcATTTCTTCAATGCCTGCCCTTTCTTCGCTCCCTCGGTACCCCAGTCAGGTTTCCAGACCCAAGCCTGGCAGGGTATGGTACTCAACCCCATGGGTGCCTTCGTGCTTTTGGTCTTGCTACTGAATCTGAAACTCCCCCAGAGCTCAGCTTTCTACCAAGGCTGGAAGGGTAAAGATGGCAAGGCCACACGTACCTGCAACAGCTAGACTCAGATGGGGACCGCTGCTGTCCTTCGTATTGCTGCACAAGTGCTCGAACGCTCCAGTATGGGTTCTCAATTTCCTCATCCATGGTGCTATTCCTGTAAAGCAGGGGCAGGAGAGGATCAGAAAAGACAGTGTTAGGTCTGCAGTTTAGGTCAGCTCTGCAAGAAAAGATACCCTGCCTCTTGGTGTGCACTCCAGGAAAGAAGATGAATAAGGCACCCGGGCAGCCTATCACACACCTGTCATTCCAgagctcaggaggaagagacagaaggatcaggagtttgagaccagcttgggctacataggtagcaagatcctgtctatacacacacacacacacacacacacacacactaatacacacattTAGGAGGTGAACAACGTAAAACTCCTTCTTCTAAGGCACTTAAAACCTAGCAGGGAAGGCAAACACAAAGACAAGTAATTTTGCCCACTCTGTGACACCTTGGGTCATGTTCACCTTTAGCAACCACACAACCCTCAAAACACTTCCTGCCATGAAATTTCAAGACAGATTAGTCTTGTGGATACATTCCAGATACAGCCTCCTCCAGATGGACTACATATCTCCCAGGGAAGAAAACACTGTGCCAaccacatatatttaaatttttggcaTGAGAGCAAACTTACATACATGGTTACTTAAATTCTGCTAGCTGCAAAGTAAACATCTCGAAAGAAAAGGCTTAGCCTGGCTTAGCTGGGCTGATAATCCCAGCTATTTGGAAAGCTAAGACAGCAGAACCACAAGTTCACAGCCtgtctggactacagaatgagttcaaggccagactgggcaacATAAGACCCCtctcaaaagaagacacaaaagcCTCAGGGTGTAGCATAGTTACaggggagctccaggttcattaTCTAGTACCATCCAGAAGTGACCAAGCTTTCCCCACTAGGATTTCCTTCCCAAACCTCCACTCTATTCTGTGGTCGCTTCTGCAGCATGGGTCTGCTTGGTCAATATGTCCATCTACTTGCACTGTTAATTATCTAAGCAAAGAAATACCAGAGAGAGGGGCCAGTTCCCCTCCCAGGTTTTTACCTCTGTCTATACCAGAAGACATCCTGTCCTGACCGAGACACATCACGGCACACATCAGCCAGAGCGGCAGCTGCTCCTTGGGCCACAGCCTTAGCACAGTGTGATTGTTGACTCTGTGCAGGGACTCTGGAGTCGCACCCCTGGCTCACCGTCCTGCTCGAGCCAGGTTTAAAATGAGCTGCCAAGGCGAGGACCAGCCTCATGATGGACTTCAGGTTTCCTTCCACAATATCTAAAGGACAAGACAGATGGAAAGGTActgagagggaggcagaggccatggattaATGCATTTACTATATATTGCTGGTGATATAGTAAACAAACAGGCAGTCTCTGCTTTCATAACACCGTGTTCAACAAGGGACACAGAAGGTTAAAGGCAATTACCATAGAGTATGATAATAAAACAATTAGGCAAAAGAGGTACAGGGTCTTCAGCAATTCGTGGAGAGATAATATAATCTTGGAGTTCTGAAGGATGTTTTATTAGAGGAAGTGAGTCCTCAGTTAAGAATGGAGTGCTACTTCTTAGATAATAGGGAAGAAGAGATAAGAACAATTCAGGAAAAGGTACATGCCAAGGTCTAGAGATCAGTATAATAGGGTGATATCATCTGTTAAGCAAGCTGCAGGCCACATGCGACTACTGAGCACTTAAATGTTTCAGCCACGAACTGGAATATGTTCTAAGCAAGTACAGTAACTAAGAGTTAAGTAAatacctcacacacacacgggaatGCAAAAGATCTCAGACAGTATAAAAAAGAGCatgcagggctagagagatggctcagtggttatgagcactggatACTCTtctagagggagggggagggggagggaaggggagggggagggggaggggaaggggaggggaaggggggggggagggggagagggaagggaggggggaggggagggggagaagggagaggaggggagagggagggggaggggggagtggaggggagagggagggggaggggggaggggacggggatgagggagtggaggggagggggagggggggagggggagggtggaggggagagggagggggaggagggggaggaaaggagaagaagaagaagaagaagaagaagaagaagaagaagaagaagaagaagaagaagaagaagaagaagaagaagaagaagaagaaagaagtgctataaaatattttccctttaacCTGAGTGTGGCACACATCTGTCTCTGATCCCATAACTTAAGatacagagacaggagaaacacCTAATTTCAGGAAAGCCTAGGATACAGCaaattctagaccagccagggctacacagtgagaccctgtctcaaaaatacacatATTGAGGCTGGGCAGTAGTTAGAGATGTGTTTCAGTTACTCCAGTGCTTGCTTAGCActaacaaagccctgggttcagtctccaacTCCACATAAAGATGGGTGATAGTGCACTTTTGTAATGTGACTACAGAggaggtggaagccagaggatcagaagttcaaggtcacccttggctgtATACATGGAAgtttcaagatcagcctgggctacataaggtcCTGTTTcaggaaataaaggaaaggaggaaaggaaagaaaaataatgaaagagtTTCTTCTAGGAAATTGAATGGAAAAGCCTAAGTTATGAGGGTTTGTAATAGTACTCGATCATAAAACCCAAAGATCTCAGAAAACACGATCCATCTTCATTTGTGAAAATTTAAATGAGACATTCCAAAATTATTATctcaattttgtcattttttcttgTATCATTAATTTTGCCCCCCACACTCAAGCATATCTATATTCAATTCAAATTAATAGAGCGCTATCACCTCCAACCAGGTCTCTGGAGCACTGGGATTTCAGTACTTGATAACTGTCACCTAAGGAGTTACCTGTCTTCATGGGACAAGGACATAAGACCATGACCCTCATCCTACTCCAGTCCACATGGCCACGGGAGTCTGCCAAACTGGCCAGCACCGGTAAAGGTTAAGTGCTCCGTTCCCCAAGGATGAAGTACTGACTAACCTTTAGCTGAAGTCTGATGCATGCGAATCTTTTTGGAAGCTACAGACTGTAGCAATCTCTCCACATTATCCTTCATCTCTTGTTGGTTACTGGGACTCAACTGTACGCCACTCAGTTTTTCTCCTGCTGTTAGGAGAGgggaaacaaaacagtaacacatAAGGTCAGAAGAACATTATCAAGGTTTCATAGCAGCCAGGCGCAAACAAGGGAGGGGATACAAACACTAAAAGTCTCCATAAACAAAGGAGTGAGTTAAGTCCTGGTGTATGCACCAGGGGAATTTgttggagaaaaatgaaaa
Protein-coding regions in this window:
- the LOC121676979 gene encoding dixin-like, which encodes MCYCFVSPLLTAGEKLSGVQLSPSNQQEMKDNVERLLQSVASKKIRMHQTSAKDIVEGNLKSIMRLVLALAAHFKPGSSRTVSQGCDSRVPAQSQQSHCAKAVAQGAAAALADVCRDVSRSGQDVFWYRQRNSTMDEEIENPYWSVRALVQQYEGQQRSPSESSCCSSPQTGVCVELTARGLVLLEALGSDPSVEKQRAPNLFCFPQFIFGIQGLALSTACENLLYPGKLLESSDATSDVAIPAALRPFLQCL